The Burkholderiales bacterium DNA window CTGATGGGTTCGAACATGCAGCGCCAGGCGGTGCCTTGCCTGCGCGCCGAAAAGCCGCTGGTCGGCACCGGCATCGAACGCACGGTAGCGGTGGATTCAGGCACTGCGGTGCAGGCGGTGCGCGGCGGCGTGGTGGATTATGTGGATGCGTCCCGCATAGTGGTGCGTGTAAACGATAACGAAACCACCGCGGACGAAGTGGGAGTGGATATTTATAACCTGGTGAAATACACGCGCTCTAACCAGAACACCAACATCAATCAACGGCCGGTGGTGAAAGTGGGCGATGCAATTGCCGGCGGCGACGTGATTGCCGACGGTGCTTCGACGGATATGGGCGAACTTGCACTGGGGCAAAACCTGCTGGTGGCGTTCATGCCGTGGAACGGCTACAACTTCGAGGACTCGATTCTGATTTCGGAGCGCATAGTGGCGGATGAACGCTTCACTTCGATCCACATCGAAGAACTTTCGGTGGTGGCGCGCGACACCAAGCTGGGACCGGAGGAAATCACGCGCGATATTTCCAATCTTTCCGAGACCATGCTGTCGCGGCTGGACGAATCCGGCATTGTGTACATCGGCGCCGAGGTCGAAGCGGGCGACGTGCTGGTGGGCAAGGTAACGCCCAAGGGCGAAACCCAGCTAACGCCGGAGGAAAAATTGCTGCGCGCGATTTTCGGGGAAAAAGCGTCCGACGTGAAAGATACCTCGCTGCGGGTGCCTTCGGGCATGTCGGGAACGGTGATCGACGTGCAGGTATTCACGCGCGAAGGAATCGAGCGCGACAAACGCGCCCAGCAAATCATCGACGACGAGCTTAGACGCTACAAAAAAGACTTGGCCGATCAGTTGCGCATTGTCGAGGATGACACGTTCGGCCGCATTGAGCGCTTGCTGCTGGGCAAAACGGCCAACGGCGGGCCCAAGAAACTCGCCAAGGGCAGCAAGCTGACCAAGTCGTATCTTACCGAGGTGGAGCGTCACAGCTGGTTTGATATTCGCCTTGCCAATGATCAGGCGAGCCGCCAGCTGGAGCAGCTCAAGGAACGCCTGGCGCAGCAGCGACTGGATTTTGATGGTGCTTTTGAAGCCAAGAAAAAGAAACTGACCAGCGGCGATGAACTGCCGCCCGGGGTGCAAAAGATGGTGAAGGTTTATGTGGCGGTAAAGCGCCGCCTGCAGCCGGGCGACAAGATGGCGGGCCGTCACGGCAACAAAGGCGTGATCTCCAAGATCGTGCCGGTGGAGGATATGCCGCATATGGCGGACGGCACGCCGATGGATATCGTGCTGAATCCGCTGGGAGTGCCTTCGCGCATGAACGTGGGTCAAATCCTGGAAACGCACTTGGGATGGGCGGCGAAAGGCCTGGGCCAGAAAATTGGCGACCTGCTGAACGCGCACGCCAAGGTTTCCGACGTGCGCAAGGCCCTGACCCTGGTTTACAACTCCAGCGGCAGGCCGGAAGACATTGCCGCGCTGAGCGATGCCGAGGTCCTGAATCTGGCGCAAAACCTCAAGGGGGGAGTGCCGTTTTCCACTCCGGTGTTTGACGGGGCCACTGAGGAAGAAATTAAAAACATGCTCGAGCTCGCGGGATTGCCGCGCTCCGGGCAGATCACGCTTTACGACGGCAGAAACGGCGACGCGTTCGACCGGCCGGTAACCGTGGGCTTCATGCACGTGATGAAATTGCACCATCTGGTGGACGACAAGATGCACGCGCGCTCCACCGGCCCATACAGCCTGGTCACCCAGCAGCCTTTGGGCGGCAAGGCGCAATTCGGCGGACAGCGCTTCGGCGAAATGGAGGTGTGGGCGCTGGAGGCTTACGGCGCGGCCTATACGCTGCAGGAAATGCTCACCGTCAAATCCGACGATGTTTCGGGCCGCACCAAGGTCTATGAAAACATCGTCAAGGGCGATCACAAGATCGATGCCGGCATGCCGGAGTCGTTCAACGTCCTGGTAAAGGAAATTCGCTCGCTGGCGATAGACATTGATTTGGATCGTTATTGATTTAAGGCACCGACCGCTAAATATTTAGGAGTAGCTAATGAAAGCTTTGCTCGATTTGTTTAAACAGGTCACGCAGGAAGAAGAATTCGACGCGATCAAAATCGGACTTGCTTCGCCTGAAAAAATCCGTTCTTGGTCTTACGGCGAAGTCAAAAAGCCGGAAACCATCAACTACCGCACGTTCAAACCGGAACGCGACGGACTGTTCTGCGCCAAGATTTTCGGCCCGGTCAAGGACTACGAGTGTCTGTGCGGCAAATACAAGCGGCTGAAACACCGCGGAGTGATCTGCGAAAAATGCGGTGTGGAGGTGACCTTGTCCAAAGTGCGCCGCGAGCGCATGGGACATATCGAACTCGCGAGCCCGGTCGCTCATATCTGGTTCCTGAAGTCGTTGCCGTCCCGCTTGGGCATGGTGCTCGACATGACGCTGCGCGACATTGAACGAGTGCTGTATTTCGAAGCCTACGTGGTGACCGATCCCGGCATGACGCCTTTAAACCGTTGCCAGCTGCTTTCGGAAGACGATTATCTTGCCAAGGTGGAAGAATACGGCGATGAGTTTTCGGCCAGCATGGGGGCGGAGGGAATTCGTGAATTGCTGCGCAACCTCGATCTCAACCAGGAGGTGGAAAACCTGCGCAAGGAACTTGCGGCCACCGGCTCCGACAGCAAGATCAAGAAGCTGGCGAAGCGCCTGAAGGTGCTGGAAGCGTTTCATCAATCGGGCATTAAGCCGGATTGGATGATCATGGAAGTCCTGCCGGTACTGCCGCCGGAATTGCGTCCGCTGGTGCCGCTTGACGGCGGGCGTTTCGCGACCTCCGATCTTAACGATTTGTACCGGCGCGTGATTAACCGCAACAACCGCCTGAAGCGGCTGTTGGAACTGAAGGCGCCGGAAATCATCGTGCGCAATGAAAAACGCATGCTGCAGGAATCGGTGGATTCCCTGCTCGACAACGGGCGGCGCGGCAAAGCGATGACCGGAGCCAACAAACGCGCGTTGAAATCGCTTGCCGACATGATAAAGGGCAAAGGCGGGCGTTTCCGCCAGAACCTGCTGGGCAAGCGCGTGGATTACTCGGGGCGCTCGGTGATCGTGGTCGGTCCCCAGTTGAAGCTGCATCAGTGCGGCTTGCCCAAGAAAATGGCGCTGGAACTGTTCAAGCCGTTCATCTTCCACAAGCTGGAGCTGCTCGAACCCGGCACGACGATCAAGGCCGCGAAGCGACTGGTCGAAGCCGAGGTGCCGGAAGTGTGGGATATTCTTGAAGAAGTGATTCGCGAACATCCGGTGCTGCTCAACCGTGCACCCACTCTGCACCGTTTGGGCATTCAGGCTTTTGAACCGGTGCTGATCGAGGGCAAGGCCATCCAACTGCATCCGCTGGTTTGCGCTGCGTTCAACGCCGACTTCGACGGCGACCAGATGGCGGTGCATGTGCCGCTTTCGCTGGAGGCGCAGATGGAGGCGCGAACGCTCATGTTGTCCAGCAACAACGTGCTTTCGCCTTCCAACGGCGAGCCGATTATCGTGCCTTCGCAGGATATCGTGCTGGGACTTTATTACACGACGCGCGAGAAAATTAACGCCCGGGGAGAAGGCATGAAATTCTCCAATGTGGCGGAAGTTACGCGCGCGTACGAATCGCGGCAGGTCGAACTCAACGCCAGGATTCACGTACGCATCAAGGAGTTTGAGATTAATGCCGAGGGTAAACGCAGCGAGAAGGTCACGCGTTATGAAACGACGGTCGGCCGGGCCTTGTTATCCGAAATTTTGCCCGCGGGCCTGCCGTTCGAACTTATCAACAAACCGCTCAAGAAGAAGGAAATCTCCAAGCTCATCAATGCAAGCTTCCGCCGCTGCGGGCTTAGAGAGACGGTGATATTTGGCGATCAGCTGATGTACGCCGGATTTACACTTGCAACTCGCGCGGGCATTTCAATTTGCGTGGACGATATGCTGGTGCCGCAGCAGAAAAATGAAATCATTTCCGCCGCCGAGAAAGAAGTGCAGGAAATCGAGGCGCAATATACCTCCGGACTTGTAACCCAGGGCGAGCGCTATAACAAAGTGGTGGACATCTGGGGACGCGCCGGCGATGTGGTGGCGAAAGCGATGATGGAACAACTCGGCACCGAAGCGGTGCTGGAATGGGACCCGAAGAAAGGCGCCGTGCCGATGTTCGACAAGAAAGGCGGGGCCGTGACCCAGGAATCATTCAACTCGATTTACATGATGGCCGATTCCGGGGCCCGCGGCTCGGCGGCGCAAATTCGCCAGCTCGCGGGAATGCGGGGACTGATGGCGAAGCCCGACGGCTCGATCATTGAAACCCCGATTACCGCCAATTTCCGCGAAGGCCTGAACGTGTTGCAGTATTTTATTTCGACTCACGGCGCGCGCAAGGGGCTCGCAGACACCGCGTTAAAGACCGCGAATTCCGGTTACCTGACGCGGCGTTTGGTGGATGTGACCCAGGACCTGGTGGTGACCGAAGAAGACTGCGGCACGACCCAGGGCGTGGTGATGAAAGCGCTGGTGGAAGGCGGCGAAGTGGTGGAAGCCTTGCGCGAACGCATTCTCGGTCGCGTGGCAGCTATCGACATTGCGCATCCCGAAACAAACCAAACACTGATCGCAGCCGGCACGTTGCTGGACGAGGATCTGCTCGAAAGCATTGAACTGCTGGGCATAGACGAAGTGAAAGTGCGCACCCCGTTGACCTGCGAAACCCGTTACGGCCTGTGCGCAAAATGCTACGGCAGAGATCTCGGGCGCGGACAGCTGGTAAACGTAGGCGAAGCGGTGGGGGTCATCGCGGCGCAATCCATCGGCGAGCCGGGAACTCAGCTTACCATGCGCACCTTCCATATCGGCGGTGCCGCTTCGCGTACCGCGGTGGTGAGTCA harbors:
- the rpoC gene encoding DNA-directed RNA polymerase subunit beta': MKALLDLFKQVTQEEEFDAIKIGLASPEKIRSWSYGEVKKPETINYRTFKPERDGLFCAKIFGPVKDYECLCGKYKRLKHRGVICEKCGVEVTLSKVRRERMGHIELASPVAHIWFLKSLPSRLGMVLDMTLRDIERVLYFEAYVVTDPGMTPLNRCQLLSEDDYLAKVEEYGDEFSASMGAEGIRELLRNLDLNQEVENLRKELAATGSDSKIKKLAKRLKVLEAFHQSGIKPDWMIMEVLPVLPPELRPLVPLDGGRFATSDLNDLYRRVINRNNRLKRLLELKAPEIIVRNEKRMLQESVDSLLDNGRRGKAMTGANKRALKSLADMIKGKGGRFRQNLLGKRVDYSGRSVIVVGPQLKLHQCGLPKKMALELFKPFIFHKLELLEPGTTIKAAKRLVEAEVPEVWDILEEVIREHPVLLNRAPTLHRLGIQAFEPVLIEGKAIQLHPLVCAAFNADFDGDQMAVHVPLSLEAQMEARTLMLSSNNVLSPSNGEPIIVPSQDIVLGLYYTTREKINARGEGMKFSNVAEVTRAYESRQVELNARIHVRIKEFEINAEGKRSEKVTRYETTVGRALLSEILPAGLPFELINKPLKKKEISKLINASFRRCGLRETVIFGDQLMYAGFTLATRAGISICVDDMLVPQQKNEIISAAEKEVQEIEAQYTSGLVTQGERYNKVVDIWGRAGDVVAKAMMEQLGTEAVLEWDPKKGAVPMFDKKGGAVTQESFNSIYMMADSGARGSAAQIRQLAGMRGLMAKPDGSIIETPITANFREGLNVLQYFISTHGARKGLADTALKTANSGYLTRRLVDVTQDLVVTEEDCGTTQGVVMKALVEGGEVVEALRERILGRVAAIDIAHPETNQTLIAAGTLLDEDLLESIELLGIDEVKVRTPLTCETRYGLCAKCYGRDLGRGQLVNVGEAVGVIAAQSIGEPGTQLTMRTFHIGGAASRTAVVSQVEAKSNGSASFSSIMRYVTNAKGEQIAISRSGEVVIQDDNGRERERHKVPYGANLTIKDGAKVKAGQMLATWDPHTRPIITEYAGRIRFENVEEGVTVAKQIDEVTGLATLVVIDPKRRGVAQAKGLRPQVKLLDDKDREVKIAGTDLPVNITFQIGSIITVKDGQQVSVGEVLARIPQETSKTRDITGGLPRVAELFEARSPKDAGVLAEVTGTVSFGKDTKGKQRLVITDLDGVAHEYLIPKDKHVMAHDGQVVNKGEMIVDGPADPHDILRLLGVEALARYITDEVQDVYRLQGVKINDKHIEVIVRQMLRRVQIIDAGDTYFIPGEQVERAGVLEENERVTSEGKKSATFDYLLLGITKASLSTDSFISAASFQETTRVLTEAAIMGKKDELRGLKENVIVGRLIPAGTGLAFHNTRRKQGAAGPAETPEVGEVGAGEAKDAEHAA